Below is a genomic region from Deinococcus koreensis.
GGTGTCGCCGGTGTTCAGCTCGGGGGTGGCGGTCTGGGCCAGGGCCGCGCCGCCCAGCAGCGGGGCGAGGGGAAGGGCAGACTTCAGCTTCATCATGGCGGACTCCTTCCCGCGCTCAGGCCGGGGTGAGGCGTTTTTCGGTGACGGGGGTCAGGGCGGCGGTGTCCTGCTCGCCGGTACGGATGCGGATGACGCGTTCGAGCGGCTGCACGAAGATCTTGCCGTCCCCGACCTCGCCGGTGCGCGCCCCCCGCACGACGGCGTCGATGGCTGCCTGCACGAAGGGTTCGCTGACCGCCATGCGGACTTCCACCTTGTCGTGGAACTCGACCATCACGCGGGTGCCGCGGTAGTGCTCCACGACCTCCTGCTCGCCGCCGTGCCCGCTGACACGCCCCAGCGTGATGCCGCTGATGCCCGCCTGGAACAGCGCTTCCTTGACCTGCTGGACGCGTTCGGGCCTGATGACTGCCGTGACGAGTTTCATGGCGTCTCCTTGTAACGCTTCAATTTGCAGTGTTTGCATCCCTGCATGCCATGAGCTTAGGCGGATGAGTGCAGGATGTCAAAAACTTTCTGGCTATCTGGCTAGATTTGTTCGGACATTCTGCACAACGGCCACCGATTCGCGCCGCTTGTCAAGGCCAAAACGACATCCCGGCAACAGGAGATGGGGCAAGTTGCACGGAGGGAACGACAGTGGAGGAGAGGCGCCCTGACCTCTCCCCTACCGGCCCAGCTCCGGAGAACCCGCCGGGTCTACAGCGCCCGGCGCCGCCCCAGCCGTGACCACAGCCGGAAGCCCACCACGC
It encodes:
- a CDS encoding P-II family nitrogen regulator — translated: MKLVTAVIRPERVQQVKEALFQAGISGITLGRVSGHGGEQEVVEHYRGTRVMVEFHDKVEVRMAVSEPFVQAAIDAVVRGARTGEVGDGKIFVQPLERVIRIRTGEQDTAALTPVTEKRLTPA